The following coding sequences lie in one Mucilaginibacter sp. KACC 22773 genomic window:
- the mce gene encoding methylmalonyl-CoA epimerase — translation MNKVEHIGIAVTDISVAGNIYEKLLNTPVYKTETVTSEGVLTAFLQTGPNKVELLQALNDDSPIAKFIAKKGEGIHHIAFEVDDIVAEMHRLKKEGFVLLNDEPKQGADNKLVCFVHPKSANGVLIELCQAYDYPEKAKRPELSLEDEICLFQFRNKLIIPGDLLAYLKLTDEEIDSYNRDMFVFYKFSEFKSVKDEVGNYGGTPDYRQIVNILPEHENCFVFAEYSIHLMVFAIRLYGYGSDKNEVYAICGSSYEIVANSFEEFIARYKDDISNVLI, via the coding sequence ATGAACAAAGTGGAACATATTGGCATTGCCGTAACCGATATTAGTGTAGCAGGCAACATATATGAAAAGCTTTTAAATACCCCGGTTTATAAAACCGAGACCGTAACAAGCGAAGGAGTGCTAACCGCTTTTTTACAAACCGGGCCCAATAAGGTTGAACTGCTGCAGGCCCTGAACGACGATAGCCCCATAGCCAAATTTATAGCCAAAAAGGGGGAGGGGATACACCATATAGCATTTGAGGTAGATGATATAGTTGCCGAAATGCACCGTTTAAAAAAGGAAGGATTTGTGCTGCTGAATGATGAGCCTAAGCAGGGGGCAGATAATAAATTAGTGTGTTTTGTGCATCCAAAGAGTGCTAATGGGGTGTTGATTGAGCTGTGCCAGGCTTATGATTATCCTGAAAAAGCCAAACGTCCTGAATTATCTTTGGAAGACGAAATTTGTCTGTTTCAATTCCGAAATAAACTAATTATTCCGGGCGATCTGCTTGCTTATTTAAAACTGACAGACGAAGAGATCGATTCTTATAATCGAGACATGTTTGTGTTTTACAAATTTTCCGAATTTAAAAGTGTAAAGGATGAAGTTGGCAATTATGGCGGAACTCCAGACTACCGGCAAATAGTTAATATCTTACCGGAACATGAAAATTGCTTTGTGTTTGCAGAATATTCAATACACCTCATGGTATTTGCTATAAGGTTGTACGGTTATGGTAGTGACAAAAATGAGGTGTACGCGATCTGTGGTAGTAGCTATGAAATAGTGGCAAATTCTTTTGAAGAATTTATAGCTCGTTACAAAGATGATATAAGCAATGTCCTTATTTAA
- a CDS encoding GlmU family protein, which translates to MALILFDDNAHQTLLPLTYTRPVADLRIGIMTIAEKWAKHLNTTTSFHTLDYLQAKFPAKIEADNLFINGAVCPDEGLLEAIGNLQTGEALKYNDQLLAVRLDQAGAGGFDAEASFDKNIAYTNLFVSIKYPEDIFRKNDIELRKDYQLLTKGRTSAAISATNVIIGNDFFAEEGAVAECSTFNTTNGPIYLSANTEIWEGTHIRGAFAICEHSQVKMGAKIYGATTVGPYSRVGGELNNAVIWGYSSKGHEGYLGNSVLGEWCNIGADSNNSNLKNNYDEVKLWDYNTMRFRKTGLQFCGLIMGDHSKCAINTMFNTGTVVGVSANVFGAGFPRNFVADFSWGGAQGFEVYSLKKMFTTAQKVFDRRDHRNFDEVEQDILTKVFELTEEFRRF; encoded by the coding sequence ATGGCTCTTATTCTTTTCGACGATAACGCACACCAAACTTTACTGCCGCTTACCTATACCCGGCCCGTTGCCGATTTGCGCATTGGTATTATGACCATTGCCGAAAAATGGGCTAAGCATTTAAATACAACTACGTCATTCCATACGCTTGATTATTTGCAGGCCAAATTCCCCGCGAAAATTGAGGCTGACAACCTGTTTATCAATGGCGCTGTTTGCCCCGACGAGGGTTTACTGGAAGCGATAGGCAATTTACAAACGGGCGAGGCATTAAAATATAATGACCAGTTACTGGCTGTACGTTTAGACCAGGCCGGCGCAGGAGGTTTTGACGCGGAAGCATCGTTTGATAAAAATATAGCTTACACAAACCTTTTTGTATCGATAAAATATCCCGAAGATATTTTCAGAAAAAATGATATCGAACTGCGGAAAGATTATCAGTTGCTCACCAAAGGCCGTACCAGCGCCGCGATAAGTGCTACCAACGTAATTATTGGAAACGACTTTTTTGCCGAAGAAGGCGCTGTTGCCGAATGCTCTACATTTAACACTACTAACGGCCCCATTTATCTATCGGCTAATACCGAGATTTGGGAAGGCACCCACATTAGGGGAGCTTTTGCCATTTGCGAGCATTCGCAGGTTAAAATGGGCGCCAAAATTTATGGTGCCACCACAGTTGGCCCTTACTCAAGGGTTGGCGGCGAATTAAACAATGCCGTAATCTGGGGCTATTCATCTAAAGGGCACGAAGGCTATTTAGGTAACTCGGTACTTGGCGAGTGGTGCAACATCGGCGCCGACAGCAACAACTCGAACCTGAAAAATAATTACGACGAGGTAAAGCTTTGGGATTATAATACCATGCGCTTTCGTAAAACCGGCCTGCAGTTTTGTGGCCTGATCATGGGCGATCATTCAAAATGCGCCATCAATACCATGTTTAATACGGGTACTGTAGTAGGTGTTAGCGCAAATGTGTTTGGCGCAGGTTTCCCGCGTAATTTTGTGGCCGATTTTTCATGGGGAGGCGCACAGGGCTTCGAGGTTTATTCGCTCAAGAAAATGTTTACCACCGCCCAAAAAGTATTTGACCGCCGCGACCATCGCAATTTTGACGAAGTAGAACAGGATATATTAACTAAGGTATTTGAATTAACAGAGGAATTTCGTCGTTTTTAG
- a CDS encoding GntR family transcriptional regulator: protein MKNYLKILSIDEYSITPKYLQLSNAIIRAIESGDIVKDDMLPSINDLSFALDTSRNTIERVYKELKDKGIVSSVPGKGFFISNTDFQKPLKIFLLFNKLSAHKKIIYDAFVATIGELATIDFYIYNNDFYFFKKIIAESFNSGYAKYIIIPHFLDNETKAHEIINTIPKDKLILLDNLVPGVNGKFAAIYENFASDVYEALKKLIDKLTKYHNIKLIFPGKTYHSKEILKGFLNFCRQYAFDYEVVDSLAAETIQKDTVYISLTEDDLVELIKKIIASDLKVAKDVGVISYNETALKEIILDGITTISTDFKLMGSKTAEFALNNCHEHFAVPFNVTLRSSL, encoded by the coding sequence ATGAAGAACTATCTTAAAATATTATCTATCGACGAGTATTCCATCACTCCGAAATACCTGCAGCTTTCAAACGCCATTATCAGGGCTATCGAAAGTGGCGACATCGTTAAGGATGATATGCTACCATCTATCAATGATTTAAGTTTTGCTTTAGACACCTCGCGCAATACGATAGAAAGAGTTTATAAAGAACTGAAAGACAAAGGGATAGTAAGCTCGGTACCTGGGAAAGGTTTTTTTATATCAAACACAGATTTCCAGAAACCACTGAAAATATTTTTGCTGTTTAACAAGCTAAGCGCGCACAAGAAAATTATTTACGACGCCTTTGTAGCCACCATAGGCGAACTGGCCACCATCGATTTTTATATTTATAACAATGATTTTTACTTTTTTAAAAAGATCATTGCCGAAAGTTTCAACAGCGGCTATGCCAAATACATCATCATCCCGCACTTTCTGGATAATGAGACCAAAGCTCACGAAATTATCAACACCATCCCAAAGGATAAACTAATCTTATTGGACAACCTGGTACCAGGAGTAAACGGAAAATTCGCAGCCATTTATGAAAATTTTGCTTCGGATGTATATGAAGCGCTTAAGAAGCTGATAGATAAATTAACTAAATATCACAATATCAAGCTGATATTTCCCGGGAAAACCTATCATTCTAAAGAGATACTGAAAGGTTTTTTGAACTTTTGCCGCCAATATGCTTTTGATTATGAAGTGGTTGATTCGTTGGCAGCAGAAACCATTCAAAAAGATACCGTTTACATAAGCCTCACCGAGGACGACCTGGTAGAACTGATCAAAAAAATCATCGCATCTGATTTAAAGGTAGCTAAGGATGTAGGTGTTATATCTTATAACGAGACGGCGCTTAAGGAGATTATCCTGGATGGCATCACCACCATATCAACCGATTTTAAACTCATGGGAAGCAAAACCGCCGAATTTGCGTTGAACAATTGCCATGAGCATTTCGCAGTACCGTTTAATGTGACGCTACGGAGCTCGTTGTAA
- a CDS encoding IscS subfamily cysteine desulfurase → MNIPIYLDNNATTPMDPRVLEAMLPYFTTKFGNAASRNHPFGWVAEEGVDYAREQVAKLIGANEKEIIFTSGATESDNLAIKGVFEMYKDKGNHIITTVTEHKAVLDACKHVEKLGGKVTYLPVKEDGLLDLAVLEAAMTSETILVSVMYGNNEIGVIQPIKEISAIAHKYGALFMTDAVQAVGKIPVDVNADGIDLLALSAHKIYGPKGVGALYVRRKGPRVKVTAQMDGGGHERGMRSGTLNVPGIVGLGKACELCGLEMESEAKRLSALRDKLEAALTVLEESYVNGNVEHRLPHVANISFKYVEGEGLMMAMKDLAVSSGSACTSASLEPSYVLKSLGLSDDLAHSSIRFGLGRFTTEEEVDYAVEVTKNSVTHLRELSPLWEMFKEGIDLDSIEWAEH, encoded by the coding sequence ATGAATATCCCCATTTATTTAGATAATAACGCAACAACACCGATGGACCCACGGGTTTTAGAGGCAATGTTACCTTATTTTACCACAAAATTTGGTAACGCAGCCAGCCGTAACCATCCATTTGGCTGGGTAGCCGAAGAAGGTGTTGATTATGCACGCGAGCAAGTGGCCAAACTGATAGGCGCAAACGAAAAAGAAATTATTTTTACTTCGGGCGCTACCGAATCAGATAACCTTGCTATTAAGGGTGTGTTTGAAATGTATAAAGACAAAGGTAACCACATTATAACAACCGTTACCGAACACAAAGCCGTACTTGACGCTTGTAAACACGTTGAAAAACTGGGTGGTAAAGTTACTTACCTGCCGGTTAAAGAAGATGGTTTACTTGACCTTGCCGTATTAGAAGCCGCCATGACCAGCGAAACTATCCTGGTATCGGTAATGTATGGCAACAACGAGATTGGCGTTATCCAACCTATAAAAGAAATATCTGCCATTGCCCACAAATACGGCGCCCTGTTTATGACAGATGCTGTACAGGCAGTTGGTAAAATACCTGTTGATGTTAATGCTGATGGTATCGACCTTTTGGCACTATCGGCACACAAAATATACGGTCCTAAAGGTGTTGGCGCATTATACGTTAGGCGTAAAGGACCACGTGTTAAAGTTACAGCCCAAATGGACGGCGGCGGCCATGAGCGCGGCATGCGTTCAGGTACCTTAAACGTACCGGGCATTGTTGGCCTGGGTAAAGCCTGCGAGCTTTGCGGCCTGGAAATGGAAAGCGAAGCCAAACGTTTATCAGCTTTACGCGATAAACTGGAAGCAGCTTTAACCGTACTGGAAGAAAGCTATGTAAACGGAAACGTTGAGCACCGCTTACCACACGTTGCCAATATATCATTCAAATACGTGGAAGGTGAAGGCTTAATGATGGCGATGAAGGATTTAGCTGTGTCATCAGGCTCGGCCTGTACATCAGCTTCGTTAGAGCCATCGTACGTACTGAAAAGCTTAGGCTTATCAGACGACCTGGCACACTCATCAATCCGTTTTGGACTGGGCCGCTTTACTACCGAAGAAGAAGTTGACTACGCTGTTGAAGTAACCAAAAACTCGGTTACCCACCTGCGCGAACTTTCACCACTTTGGGAAATGTTTAAAGAAGGCATCGACCTTGACTCCATTGAGTGGGCAGAACACTAA
- a CDS encoding cytochrome ubiquinol oxidase subunit I has protein sequence MDDFIAARSQMALSLGFHIIYSCIGMVMPVFMAISHYKWIKTKDPVYKNVTIAWSKGVAIFFATGAVSGTMLSFELGLLWPGFMKHAGPIFGMPFSLEGTAFFIEAIALGFFLYGWNKLNTWFHWVTGIVVGVSGIASGILVVAANSWMNSPSGFDYVNGKYLNIDPLKAMFNEAWFSEALHMTIAAFSATGFAVAGIHALMIYRKQNVAFHTKSFKIAIVFGAAAAILQPLSGDISAKGAAKRQPAKLAAMEAYFHTQEYAPLVIGGIPDTAAKKVNYGLEIPGLLSFLVHDDFKTVVNGLDKIPVKDQPPVAITHYAFQVMVGIGTLMMFIGILYFIALWKKKEWLNKPWFLKLFIIATPTGFIALEAGWTVTEVGRQPWIIQGVMRTSEAVTKMPGIQYTFYLFTFIYFTLSVFVIFLLKRQIQMVPKLYDK, from the coding sequence ATGGATGACTTTATAGCAGCAAGGTCGCAAATGGCCTTATCCTTAGGGTTTCACATCATCTACTCCTGTATCGGTATGGTTATGCCTGTTTTTATGGCCATATCGCATTATAAATGGATAAAAACCAAAGATCCGGTTTACAAAAACGTTACCATTGCCTGGAGTAAAGGCGTAGCTATATTTTTTGCTACCGGGGCAGTATCGGGCACCATGTTGTCATTTGAGTTAGGACTGCTTTGGCCGGGCTTTATGAAGCATGCCGGGCCCATATTCGGGATGCCATTTTCTTTAGAAGGTACGGCTTTTTTTATTGAAGCGATAGCACTTGGCTTTTTCCTGTACGGGTGGAACAAATTGAACACCTGGTTTCATTGGGTTACGGGTATTGTGGTGGGTGTAAGCGGGATAGCATCGGGCATATTGGTAGTGGCGGCCAACTCATGGATGAACAGCCCATCGGGGTTTGATTATGTAAACGGCAAATACCTCAACATAGACCCACTGAAGGCCATGTTCAACGAGGCCTGGTTTTCCGAAGCATTGCACATGACGATAGCGGCATTTTCGGCAACGGGTTTCGCAGTAGCCGGCATCCACGCGCTGATGATCTACCGGAAACAGAATGTTGCTTTCCACACCAAATCATTTAAAATAGCCATCGTATTTGGTGCGGCGGCGGCCATTTTACAGCCCTTAAGCGGCGATATATCCGCCAAAGGAGCAGCTAAACGGCAGCCTGCTAAACTGGCCGCTATGGAAGCTTATTTCCATACTCAGGAGTACGCGCCACTTGTTATAGGTGGTATCCCGGATACGGCTGCTAAAAAAGTTAATTACGGCCTGGAAATACCCGGCCTGCTGAGTTTTTTGGTTCATGATGATTTTAAAACGGTTGTCAATGGCCTTGATAAAATCCCGGTTAAAGATCAGCCGCCTGTTGCCATTACACACTACGCCTTCCAGGTGATGGTGGGTATTGGTACTTTGATGATGTTTATCGGTATCCTGTATTTTATCGCTTTGTGGAAAAAGAAAGAATGGCTAAATAAACCATGGTTTTTAAAGCTGTTTATTATTGCCACGCCAACGGGTTTTATAGCTTTAGAGGCCGGCTGGACAGTAACCGAAGTTGGCCGCCAGCCATGGATTATCCAGGGTGTGATGCGTACCAGCGAGGCGGTTACCAAAATGCCGGGCATCCAGTATACATTTTACCTGTTTACATTTATTTACTTCACCCTGAGCGTATTTGTTATTTTCCTACTGAAAAGACAGATCCAGATGGTGCCTAAATTGTACGACAAATAA
- a CDS encoding cytochrome d ubiquinol oxidase subunit II, with protein sequence MLYIVILFLFASITLYFLLGGADFGAGIIELFTSDGNRHRTRKTMYQAIGPIWEANHMWLIITVVILFVGFPDIYSEMCTYLHIPLLILLLGIIARGTAFTFRNYDAIKGERTQTLYNHLFIYSSFVTPMFLGIIAGSALSGQIDPAAKDFVHAYIFSWFNWFSVAVGLFTVALCGFLAAIYIVGETENVDDIKRYIKKAKIFNVVAVICGGLVFIASEIEHVGLSKWIFGNVISLVAVIAATLSLVLLWFIISEQKNRQWIRLLAAFQVSMILISVGSTRFPRFVIFKGGSSMSLLTDHATVNTINDLGIGLLVGSMFILPALGYLYYSFQRKDKQ encoded by the coding sequence ATGTTATACATCGTTATATTATTTTTATTTGCATCCATTACCCTATACTTTCTATTGGGCGGGGCCGATTTTGGCGCCGGTATCATCGAGCTTTTTACATCCGACGGCAACAGGCACCGGACCCGCAAAACCATGTACCAGGCCATTGGCCCTATTTGGGAAGCCAACCACATGTGGCTTATCATTACGGTGGTAATATTATTTGTAGGTTTCCCCGATATCTATAGCGAGATGTGTACTTACCTGCATATCCCGCTGCTTATTTTGTTATTAGGCATCATTGCGCGTGGTACTGCTTTTACCTTCCGCAATTATGATGCTATTAAAGGTGAAAGAACGCAAACACTTTATAACCACCTTTTTATCTACTCGAGTTTTGTTACACCAATGTTCCTGGGTATTATAGCCGGCAGCGCGTTATCCGGCCAGATTGATCCGGCAGCCAAAGATTTTGTTCATGCCTATATTTTCAGTTGGTTTAACTGGTTCTCGGTGGCTGTAGGCCTCTTTACCGTAGCACTTTGCGGTTTCCTGGCAGCCATTTACATTGTAGGCGAAACGGAGAATGTCGACGATATTAAACGCTATATCAAAAAAGCAAAGATATTTAACGTGGTAGCCGTTATTTGCGGGGGGCTGGTTTTTATCGCTTCAGAAATTGAGCACGTTGGCTTGTCCAAATGGATCTTCGGCAATGTTATTAGTTTGGTTGCCGTAATAGCTGCCACTTTATCACTCGTACTGCTTTGGTTTATTATCTCCGAACAAAAGAACAGGCAATGGATCAGGCTATTAGCCGCTTTCCAGGTAAGTATGATCCTGATATCGGTAGGATCAACCCGTTTCCCAAGGTTTGTGATATTTAAAGGGGGCAGCTCGATGTCATTGCTCACAGACCATGCAACCGTAAATACCATAAATGATTTGGGGATTGGTTTATTAGTTGGCAGTATGTTTATATTACCCGCGCTGGGGTATTTGTATTATAGCTTTCAGCGGAAAGACAAGCAATAG
- a CDS encoding type B 50S ribosomal protein L31, translating into MKKDLHPKNYRLVVFKDMSNEYAFMTKSCIDTRESIKWEDGNEYPLIKLEISHTSHPFYTGKMKLVDTAGRIDKFRTRYNKK; encoded by the coding sequence ATGAAAAAAGATCTGCATCCAAAAAACTATAGATTAGTTGTGTTTAAAGACATGTCGAACGAATATGCCTTTATGACTAAATCTTGCATCGATACACGTGAATCCATTAAATGGGAAGACGGTAACGAGTATCCATTGATCAAATTAGAAATTTCGCACACATCGCATCCTTTCTATACCGGTAAAATGAAACTGGTTGATACTGCTGGTCGTATCGATAAATTCCGTACACGTTACAACAAGAAATAA
- the tpiA gene encoding triose-phosphate isomerase, which translates to MRKKIVAGNWKMNLDYNEGLGVFTEIINMVKDEVTGAQEAVICSPFIHINSLVQLAKGYHKVSVGAQNAHQAESGAYTGEISARMIKSIGAAYVILGHSERRQYFGETNELLAKKTDTVLKHDLRPIFCIGETLQEREANEHFDVIKSQLVEGVFHLDAEQFGKLVLAYEPVWAIGTGVTASSAQAQEIHEFIRKEIAAKYSQEVADSTTILYGGSCNPKNAAELFACPDIDGGLIGGASLKSRDFVDIIKAFN; encoded by the coding sequence ATGAGAAAAAAAATTGTTGCCGGAAACTGGAAAATGAACCTTGACTATAACGAAGGTTTAGGCGTATTTACCGAAATTATTAACATGGTTAAAGACGAGGTTACCGGTGCCCAGGAAGCGGTTATTTGCAGCCCTTTTATTCATATCAATAGCCTGGTACAATTAGCAAAAGGTTACCATAAAGTATCTGTTGGTGCTCAAAACGCCCACCAGGCCGAAAGCGGCGCTTATACCGGCGAAATTTCTGCCCGGATGATTAAATCTATCGGCGCGGCTTACGTTATCCTTGGTCACTCAGAGCGCCGCCAGTATTTTGGCGAAACCAACGAGCTTTTGGCTAAAAAAACGGATACCGTTTTAAAACACGATTTGCGCCCTATATTCTGCATTGGCGAAACTTTGCAGGAGCGCGAGGCTAATGAGCATTTTGATGTGATCAAATCGCAATTGGTTGAAGGTGTTTTTCATTTAGATGCCGAGCAGTTTGGTAAACTTGTTTTAGCTTATGAGCCGGTTTGGGCTATAGGTACAGGCGTAACTGCATCATCTGCGCAAGCGCAGGAAATTCATGAGTTTATCCGTAAAGAAATTGCTGCCAAATACAGCCAGGAAGTTGCCGATAGTACCACCATTTTATACGGCGGTAGCTGCAACCCTAAAAACGCTGCCGAGCTATTTGCCTGCCCCGATATTGATGGCGGCCTGATAGGTGGCGCATCCCTAAAATCTCGGGATTTTGTGGATATTATTAAAGCGTTTAATTAA
- the prmA gene encoding 50S ribosomal protein L11 methyltransferase: MNYYELLFTTITTEDYQQDLLINALGEIGFDTFEELELGFKAYIPVDAFDEAALIEQLAPYRELFTFSYEVTLIPQQNWNEVWESNFEPIEIGDKIYVRATFHPAKPEFPYEIVIDPKMAFGTGHHQTTSMMLALMLENEYEGKNVLDMGCGTGILAIMASKLGAVQVTAIDYDPVCYDSTIENAALNHIENIIPLCGSKEVIPNEQYDTILANINRNILLDQMERYAEVLKPDGEIYFSGFYESPDLDIITDEAAKYGLKYITHKKDKEWVAAKFVK, encoded by the coding sequence ATGAACTACTACGAATTACTTTTTACCACCATAACTACCGAAGATTACCAGCAGGATTTGCTGATTAATGCTTTGGGCGAGATTGGTTTTGATACTTTTGAAGAACTGGAACTTGGTTTTAAAGCTTATATCCCGGTAGATGCTTTTGATGAAGCAGCGCTGATTGAGCAATTAGCACCCTATCGAGAGCTGTTTACTTTTAGTTATGAAGTAACACTTATTCCGCAACAAAACTGGAACGAGGTATGGGAAAGTAATTTTGAGCCGATTGAGATTGGCGACAAAATTTATGTAAGGGCGACCTTTCATCCAGCCAAGCCAGAGTTTCCGTACGAGATTGTTATCGATCCGAAAATGGCTTTTGGTACCGGCCACCATCAAACCACATCAATGATGCTGGCACTAATGCTGGAAAACGAATACGAAGGCAAAAATGTGCTTGATATGGGTTGCGGCACAGGTATCCTGGCTATTATGGCATCTAAATTAGGTGCCGTGCAGGTTACCGCTATTGATTATGATCCGGTTTGTTATGATAGTACTATCGAAAACGCTGCATTAAACCATATTGAGAATATTATCCCGCTATGCGGCTCTAAGGAGGTTATACCTAATGAACAATATGATACCATATTGGCCAACATAAACCGCAATATCCTGCTCGATCAGATGGAGCGCTACGCCGAAGTGTTAAAGCCCGACGGAGAGATCTATTTCAGTGGTTTTTACGAATCGCCCGACCTGGATATCATTACCGATGAAGCGGCCAAATACGGCCTTAAATATATCACCCACAAAAAAGACAAAGAATGGGTAGCAGCTAAGTTTGTAAAATAA